A genomic window from Terriglobales bacterium includes:
- a CDS encoding cytochrome C oxidase subunit IV family protein, which translates to MSHDTQVANHGALPQHEHKLGVFFYVWAALLVFTGIEVFLAYQNMEPVKMLLILMALSVIKAALIILFFMHMKYESQRMRRVLMPVLVICLCLMSMFFADAVRIIHLGVK; encoded by the coding sequence ATGTCGCATGACACGCAGGTTGCGAACCACGGGGCGCTTCCCCAGCACGAGCACAAGCTGGGGGTCTTCTTCTACGTGTGGGCGGCGCTGCTGGTCTTCACCGGGATCGAGGTCTTCCTGGCCTACCAGAACATGGAGCCGGTGAAGATGCTGCTGATCCTGATGGCGCTCTCGGTCATCAAGGCGGCGCTCATCATCCTCTTCTTCATGCACATGAAGTACGAGAGCCAGCGCATGCGCCGGGTGCTGATGCCGGTGCTGGTCATCTGCCTGTGCCTGATGTCCATGTTCTTCGCCGATGCCGTGCGCATCATCCACCTGGGAGTGAAGTAG